Within the Arachis duranensis cultivar V14167 chromosome 10, aradu.V14167.gnm2.J7QH, whole genome shotgun sequence genome, the region GCATAGATGTTCATTTTACATCATTTAATgcaaataatttttatgataggtaattataatttattcacggtaatattatatatcaatttattttaataattaagtttaatcaaattagttcaataattttttaacataaaataattagttgaagaaaaaagaaaaaatataaaaaaaattaattaaatttaattataaaaataacttattcaattaatatttctgatttaataattttatcacaaaaactaatttgtataaataaatatttaatcgtatattattatattaataaaagtaattaatttttaaatttattatttaaaaaatgatcTAAACGCATGAATCTAATTGTAACAGCAACTATACAAGTTGGGAGCTAGGAAGATAATATTGAACGATCTATGCCCCTTAGGGTGCACCCCAATGTACTTAAAGACACGTCCCCACAAAGGTGCATGTGTTGATGAAATAAACGCATTGGTTCAACATTTTAACAAAAGGCTTCCTTCAATGCTTCAACGTCTCTCTTCCACCCTTACCGGAGCCGTCTTCGTTCAGGGTAATGTTTATGCCACCGCCACTGAGATCATCTTAAATCCAACCAAATATGgtaaaccttttcttttcttttttttttgatttttctgcATGAATTTTCAAGTTTGTTATCTTGTCTTTATTGATATTGTAACAGgttgcatttaatttttttcttttatattaaatttatgagATTATCTgtgcaaaaaataaattactaaaatgatgttcaaaaatttatattataagcaaaaataatttttaaaaattatatttaagatTATTTTTGTTAGCGTAAAATTTTGAGTactattttaatagtttatatCAATTTTTCCTTGAGACTTTGAGGTTGCATTAGATATCTATATATAAAAGTTATTAGGAACAACAACTATTATTTAATCATGTTTATATattcttgttttgattaataattttttaataaaaatttacatataagtatttttatgtaaaattaataattaaaaattattatatgacaatttaatcaaatttattaaatgaTTTTTAACTATGTACTTTAAACGAAAACAACTTCATGTACGTTTCTAcctaattttttatagtgaacATGTAATTGACTTTTAGCATTATTATTTTAGAGAATCTTAGCTGccaatatttttagtaaaaaaattaataattgactACTATCAATTCAAATGTAAgacgaaaataagaaaaaagtattggtgtattttttttccctttgttATGTCTTTAAAAATTTACAATTTGATAACTATTACACATAGAATTCAAATGATTTTGAATGATGTTAATGAGAtggtcaataaaaataatttgaatataaATGATGTTAATAACTGTAAATATAATAAACCAATTTGGGTTAGTACTTAGTAGAATAATAAACTTAATTGTCCACTTAAGTAAGTGTGCGAGTTTGAATCCTACCTTGtacatatattaatatattgatCAACGATAAACTCTTAAATAGAGTTTAGATCCGCAACGgattattttttgatttatgtatttaattttgcaGGTTTTAGTGACGTGAGAAACCAATGTTGTGAAACATCGTTTAATTTGATGTGTATGCCATTAAAAACGCCATGCTCAGATCCACAAGAAAAATTCTTTTGGGATGGAGCTCATCCAACAGAAGCCACATATTCAATTATTGCAAAGCGAATGGTTTCTGATAAATCTGTTCTCACACCATTCACCCTTCAAGAACTCCTCCAACTCTAACTGTAATATTCCCATCATTTTTGGGgtggattttaatttttctctagtttaaatttgaataattaaaaaacaatGTAACGCTtattacatattatttttttgttgatttataATCATATTTCATCGTGAAATATAAAGcaactattatttgatttatttcataATATATAGCAAATGTGTCTTGTTAATTAATATTCAGGCATCTTTCTTTTTGTGATCCTTAATTGGATGTGTATAAATCATGTAGGAATGACATATACTTAGGATAATAGCATGcacaatataaaatatttatttcaatttgattttggGCGGTAATTATTTTCATGTCTCTCTCCTCATATCAATTATATAATGTAGTATACTTGAAGTGAGAAATTTGCAGAGAGGTGTAGAATTCGTTGGgtaacaaaattaacaaaatagaataaggcaactaaaatttatagataaaaaatggataaaactGAATCAAATGATttggataataataattaaaatatacatttaaatgataaaaattataattttttaaaatataaaaaatctatAATAAACTCTTTTTATGAAATCtttactcattttttcttttatttttgtccactataatttcttaatacattagaatattatttataacaaattttattagcAACAACTATGTTTCTCTTGATAACAAATTGCTACTCATCTGACCATTCTTCCTTATATCAAAATCACTCGTTATTAGCTAAGATATATTTACAAACAAGTTTTATTAATGATAAGATAAGAAGCAATAATAGTAGAAATCAGTTTTTTTTTAACAGAAATTCTGTTATAACAAACTTTTTTAGtcaattaatttcttaactaCTATGTGATGtatataaaacaaaatcttttttagTGTGTAAAATTCTGATTAGATAATACATTTTATTGAATAGTTCTGAGATCttctaaaattctaattttataaaatatttcagTGAATAATTTTGAGATCTTCTtctaaaattctattttctctcTTATTTCTTGATTTCATTTAAGTTCAAAATGTTTTTTTGTGCTGCTAATGATATATTGTCAATGTGCTGAAACAGTAACACACATACTTTTATATGGTCAATATATTTCTAGGTTCCGGGTGAGGTTATGGGTGAGGCTAATTAATGTTACTTGGTTTAGACCTAACGAATAAATCAAGGAGTGTATAACATGAGTAAAAGAAGGTGGcttatgacttttttttttcatggttATTATATGAATTGTATTAAATTAATCTTCTACCTTAGcacataacaataataaaacataacaataataaaaaaaatttgtgttccACAAATTTAAcctaataaaatacataatttcagttacaattttagtatttattattttatctttttattatctttttattttatcttatttttatttatttttatctttcatgAGTCAATGTTTTACCTTCTTAATTTACAATATAattcaataatcaataaaaaaaattttatttttttttcttttcctattttttcacaattttatgaGCAGCAGACTCCACCCTTGCCACCGTCTGCTCTGTTTCTCAATCGCATTCGCCGTGGCCGCCGTGGTTTCTGTCTCTGCTTCTTCAGCTCGCTGGGGAACATAGATAGAGTGAGTGCTGTTCATGTTATTGTTTTAGCTGCTTTATTAGATTAGACAGATTGCAGAAGAATGAAGGTCAAAGTTATATCTCGTTCTACTGATGAATTCACCCGGGAACGAAGCCAAGACCTTGAGAGGGTATTCCGCAACTACGATCCCAACCTTCGTACTCAAGAGAAAGCTGTTGAGTATGTCCGTGCTCTCAATGCTGTCAAGTTGGACAAGATTTTTGCAAGACCGTTTATAGGTGCAATGGATGGGCATATAGATGGGGTTTCCTGTATGGCCAAGAATCCTACACAATTGAAATGGATATTCTCTGGTGCAATGGATGGAGATATTCGTCTCTGGGGTATAGCTTCCAGGCGCACAGTTTGTCAGGTCATCAAGGTGCTGTCAGAGACTTGACTGTATCAACAGATGGGCGCATGCTTGTGTCATGTGGTACTGATTGCACTGTTAACTTTGGAATACTTCTGTTGATAATCTTATGGAGTTGGGTCACTCAACTAAGAATTTTGTAGAGCCAGCAAGTGTTCATGTTGGGAAGTATGCATTTTTGGCTGTTGATCACCGGTGGGATGGTGAACTTTTTGCCACAGCTGGTGCCCAAGTAGATATATGGAATCACAACAGATCTGAGCCTATAAACAGTTTTAAGTGGGAAACAGATTCAGTAATTTCAGTTCGGTTTAATCATTTGAGATTTATTTTAGGAGAATAGTAGTGGGTTGGTTACTCGACAAGTGTTTGCTTTCATTGAGCGACACGTGATaggaaaaaacaaaataagataaaggGTAAAAGACAAATAGGTTTTTGACATTAAAATGCGGACATTTTCGTccttcaaaattgaaaaatacattTCGATCCCTTACTATATAAATTCCGTGACAATTAAGTATTTCGGTGGAATTGATGCTCGAAATGGTAACGGAGATTGTTGAGGTGGAGAGATGGAGAGTGATGTGTCTGTTACTGTTGTTAAAATGGATGTGAAACAAATTGTTAAAAGACAAATTAGTGACCAAAACGACACCAGATGCATCCCCCACTTTCATGTCCGTAGTCCCAgacctcctcttcttcttccatggcagagaaaccaagaaaaaaaaaatgaaaaccgTAAGCAACACATTAACTTAGATGTCCCTCCCACACAATCTTTTTTCCATCCTTCTTTATGAAAGAAACCCCTCCAACATAATCTCACATCAAACAATTGTGAAAGTTCTGAATCATTGGATATATTTTTCACATGTGTTGGCTCAATCGACTATTCTGAATCattgtataataataaaatctgtAATCAAATAGTGCACATGAATTCTCTTCCACTTAAGTATTCAACCAAGGTCAACAACCTTGACGAATTCTATTGCAACCATAGCTTTTGTTTATATTTCACTCACAAATCACAAGCAAGTTATAATTCATATAGAGAAGCATTTTCCAATTAGTAAGATACTTGGCCATTTTCATTGGTCCGAAAGCCCCTGGGTTTTCCAAAATATATACCCCTGAATAAGCAGAGAGCACGGACAAGAAGATTTAACCCTATGAATCAGGGACAGCAActagaaattcagtataatgaGCGGGGAACCGAAGGAGGACTGACCGCCAGTGGGTTCCCTCACAACCATAAGATCAACACCTTCAGCAACCTCTTTCTTAAGGGTTGAAGCATCCACTAACTAGAGGATAACCAGCACAAATAAAAAGGCATGCAGATTATTTCCATGTGAGAAGAAGCAGCAAGAGCTGATTAGTACCTGTGGGAAGACAGTGGCTGGTCTGAGATTTGCAAAAACTTGAAGGCCAGGCCGGAGCTGAAGCAACCCAGTCTCTGACTTCAGATGTTTCTCGTTTTTATCCCATTTATAGCCTCCAATGGCACCAAGAAGAACAGCATCGGATTGCTTCGAAACAGCAAGGGTCTCGTCGGGCATGGGGACTCCGGTGGCGTCCAATGCAGTGCCTCCTAGAAGCATCTCTCGGAACTCGTATGTGATCCCTGATGCAATAAGGGGGGAAAATTAGGAAAATTGTGGGATTTTGAAGAGTGAAAGAGCGGATGAAGTGGGGAAAAGGGAAATGGGGAGGATACCTTCGAAGGAGCCGGTGAGGACAAGAACGTCTTTTGTGAAGGAAATGACTTCGGGGCCGATGCCGTCGCCGGGGAGGAGGGTGATGGTGTAGGACGCGAGAGAGGAAGAAAGGGTGCGATGAAACtgccatggaagaagaagaggaggaggttTGGGATGATAGGCATGAAAGTGGGAATGCATGTCGCGTCGTTTTGGTCATTAAGGACCAATTTGTCTTCTAACAATTTGTTTTCCATCCAGTTCAGCAATTATAACAGACACATCACTTTCTATCTCTCTACCTCAGCAATCTTCATTACCGTTTCGAGCACCAATTTCACGAAAGGACTTAATTGTCAGGGAATTTACATaatgagagattgaaatgtattTTCCAATTTTGAGGGACAAAAATGTCCGCGTTTTAAAAGGTTAGGAACCTATTTTTCTTTTGCccatttttagtaaaaaaaaaccAAAGTTTCCGTGAGAGTTGAGACCTTGAGTAAGAAAAGCATTGGGTGGGATTTTtgctaaaattcaaatttaaaatagaggTTTATGGTTCAGGTGTGAGGTGTGAGGTGTGAGGTGTGAGGTGCGAGGGAGAGAGAAGGATGGAGATAGGGGAAGAGAGAATGAAAGACAGAATgttgcagagaagaagaagaaaatctgagggtaaagaaaagaaatacgacagaagaaggagaagagggtGACGACAGAGGTGGCGGTGACAGATAAGGAGGCTAGATGGAGAGAGAAGGGAAGAGGGGATAAGAATGTATACTACATGTTTGACGACACATCAAGTCCCATCTCATAGATTCATTTCAACTCTTCCATGTCAGTATTTTATTTGATCAATTCTTGCTCAATGCTTTGATTTTCTAATTAACTAAATCATATATTAGATCAATTATATACTATGATTCATCCTCGCTCCATCTTTACTACTCTTTGACTGAGGGAATAAACTGCAACATTATTTATAGttttttgtacttttttattagaaaatttttttggttCTTTGTTTCTAACTCCGAGTATTTCGTGCAATTGGAAGCTTTGATCTTTGGAGCATAGAGAGTGTTGgtttagaaaagataagagaaAGGAGAAGTCAGGGGAGGATGAGAACAAGATAAGTGCAAAATGAATACTCTGGAGAAAATTTATGCTGGTAAGTGAATGCTTTTTAGccattttttaacaattttgtactacctcttttgatttttgttttttttttcatggttTAGGTGGATTGGGAAGGCTCTATTTTGAACATTCTTTCTTGATTTATTACATAGGTTAGTCTTTCATGTATGATAAATATGTGATGCAATGATTTAGTGCTAATTTTAATGgggaaaaaggaggagaagtgAATGGATCCATTTGTTTAGTTTCAagtcttttctattttttttttaagtttttttttcttttttctatgaTTGTTTTTATGAATAGATGGAGTGTCATTTGTGCACTTGAATACTGAATACTGCAAATTCAATGTTGAGTGTGATATTGTCATTCATTTATATGTTGAAGATTGTTTTTTAGTAAAGTACCTTCCTTTAGTTAGaatttttggtgccattgtggAATCATTTCTAAGCCTTACTCTTtgtctttcattttttttagttgcaCATATATTTGGTTTAGACCGTTCTCATGCTGTTGTTATGGAACTTCAACAAAACCGTTTGGATTTTCATGCTGAAAATAGAGTAGAGAagagaaaatgcttaatctacaTGCTGTTTTTTCCCTCTTCTACTTATGCCAATGTTTCATTTTAATACACTATGAAGTAATCTCGCTATATTTTTGCAGATAGTGGTGTCAATTTTTTTGGTAGGTATATTTATAGATCTAAGAATATGAACAGATTTTGCTCAAGAATCGGAAAGGAATTCAAGACGTGTTTTATAGCAAAAATTGTTGtattttttcaaattgtgaTTGAATCAGAGTAAAAGAGCTTTGGTTTTGAGAATGTTGATGCAATTAACATATgttctttatatttttaaaattttttatcttttctttattgcCTGATGTGGTGTTGATTTTATTCTTCCATGAATTGACCattttttagattaatttttaatgtaaacATTAAATTGTTCTGTAGTGTTTATTGAGGACCATTAGAAAGGAGAACCCGAAGTTACTAATGGCCAGCTCTGTTGTGTTTCTCTCCCATTCACCtaacaacaaaattaaatagtaCTAATATAGTAATAAATCCTTTGTTAATGaggttcatttcatttttttatttttaccgcAGAATGTTAGTTCTTAGTAACTTTTAATGTCAATTTTATTTGGTTGCATCTTCACCGGCATTTATTTTCGTTCCTTTTTTTTAAGGTATTATAAAATTGTAGGTTCTTTCGATAATTATGCTACTACATTGTAAATCTTAAACCCTAAATGATACATTGGCTATAGGatatgtttaattaattttatatagcATATACAAATTTCATCGTTTAAACGACCTAGGTTACAGGTTTAATATCTCATATGGTTAGTCCCTCAAATATTTTTAGTGTACAACTTTTTATCATGAAAGCAGTTAGgaaaaatttattgttatttttgggAATCCACTTAGATAAAgatgtcaaaaatattttttttaaagatattttttaaaatttaaaatttatcatatataatcaatt harbors:
- the LOC110276334 gene encoding 3-isopropylmalate dehydrogenase, chloroplastic-like, which encodes MHSHFHAYHPKPPPLLLPWQFHRTLSSSLASYTITLLPGDGIGPEVISFTKDVLVLTGSFEGITYEFREMLLGGTALDATGVPMPDETLAVSKQSDAVLLGAIGGYKWDKNEKHLKSETGLLQLRPGLQVFANLRPATVFPQLVDASTLKKEVAEGVDLMVVREPTGGQSSFGSPLIILNF